The Tateyamaria omphalii genome has a window encoding:
- the pqqB gene encoding pyrroloquinoline quinone biosynthesis protein PqqB produces the protein MIPRMTQSSVAVSVDGAAWVVLNASPDVRAQVDACPQMHPPELRGSPIASVVLTNGDIDHIAGLLTLREKTAFDVYATSAGLDILRSNSVFGVLDPALVAQHQIALDVPFEPLPGLKITPFAVPGKVALFLEGGTLNLEEVGEQTVGLMLEDGVSRVAYVPGCAAIPDWLRDRLAGVDLLLFDGTVWNNDDMQRTGTGEKTGARMGHVPLNGELGSLTQLSGLRGRKVFIHINNTNPILQPDSPERAEVHDTGWDIAFDGMEITL, from the coding sequence GTGATCCCGCGCATGACACAATCGTCGGTCGCGGTGTCGGTGGATGGGGCGGCGTGGGTCGTGCTCAATGCCTCGCCCGACGTTCGGGCGCAGGTTGATGCGTGTCCGCAGATGCACCCGCCCGAATTGCGCGGGTCGCCTATTGCGTCGGTGGTACTGACGAATGGCGACATCGACCATATAGCGGGCCTGCTGACGCTGCGCGAGAAGACGGCGTTCGATGTGTACGCGACATCAGCCGGGTTGGATATTCTGCGGTCCAATTCCGTCTTTGGTGTCCTTGATCCGGCGTTGGTGGCGCAGCATCAGATCGCGCTGGATGTGCCATTTGAGCCGCTGCCAGGTCTGAAGATCACGCCCTTTGCCGTTCCGGGCAAGGTGGCGCTGTTTCTGGAGGGCGGTACGTTGAATCTTGAGGAAGTTGGCGAGCAGACAGTTGGGCTGATGCTCGAGGATGGGGTGTCGCGCGTTGCTTATGTGCCCGGCTGTGCCGCTATTCCGGATTGGTTGCGCGACCGGTTGGCTGGTGTCGATCTGCTGCTTTTCGATGGAACTGTATGGAACAACGATGACATGCAACGCACGGGCACGGGCGAAAAAACTGGCGCGCGCATGGGGCATGTGCCGTTGAACGGAGAGCTTGGCAGTCTGACGCAGCTGTCTGGCTTGAGAGGGCGCAAGGTTTTCATACATATCAACAATACCAATCCGATTTTGCAACCGGACAGTCCTGAGCGGGCGGAGGTGCATGACACCGGTTGGGACATCGCCTTTGACGGGATGGAGATCACGCTGTGA
- the pqqA gene encoding pyrroloquinoline quinone precursor peptide PqqA: protein MAWTKPKAREVKCGMEINMYGPGEDDDRGAERDVI, encoded by the coding sequence ATGGCATGGACAAAACCCAAGGCGCGCGAAGTGAAGTGCGGCATGGAGATCAACATGTATGGCCCCGGTGAAGACGACGACCGTGGCGCCGAGCGTGACGTGATCTAA
- a CDS encoding c-type cytochrome, which produces MNRLIVGDGWLAYGAVDGGTRVIDAETGEALYDFTLDRRPILSMTYHAETGQLAIGDGEGHIMMVDTETWRITRDFRAMRQGPVWALAFSTEGTVIHAGGIDDVIYAWPVALLDTYDPAGGDTRSFLRDAETMSNGERQFMRKCSICHSLEDGPSRKAGPTLHGVFGRKAGVVPGYRYSPTLDGSDIVWDDTTIDALFDEGPDHYIPGSKMPMQVIAAPQDRADLIAYLRGATGKE; this is translated from the coding sequence GTGAACAGGCTGATTGTGGGCGATGGATGGCTTGCTTACGGAGCTGTTGATGGCGGCACGCGGGTGATTGATGCCGAGACGGGCGAGGCGCTTTATGACTTCACACTCGACCGGCGGCCCATTCTGTCAATGACGTACCATGCAGAGACGGGGCAACTTGCCATAGGCGATGGCGAGGGCCACATCATGATGGTGGACACAGAAACCTGGCGCATCACTCGGGACTTTCGCGCGATGCGGCAGGGGCCGGTCTGGGCGCTGGCGTTCTCGACCGAAGGGACGGTGATTCATGCCGGGGGGATCGACGACGTGATCTATGCCTGGCCGGTGGCGCTGCTGGACACCTATGATCCGGCGGGTGGCGACACGCGCAGCTTCCTGCGCGATGCCGAGACGATGAGCAACGGGGAGCGGCAGTTCATGCGCAAATGCTCGATCTGCCACAGTCTTGAGGATGGGCCGTCGCGCAAAGCGGGTCCGACATTGCACGGGGTGTTCGGGCGTAAGGCGGGTGTCGTGCCGGGCTATCGCTACTCGCCAACGCTCGATGGGTCCGACATAGTGTGGGACGACACCACAATCGACGCGCTGTTTGACGAGGGGCCGGATCATTACATCCCCGGCTCGAAAATGCCGATGCAGGTGATTGCCGCACCGCAGGACCGCGCCGATCTGATCGCGTACCTGCGCGGGGCTACAGGTAAGGAGTAG
- a CDS encoding WD40 repeat domain-containing protein, giving the protein MRRLLSSLFLCLALPVWAQDFTTYKGHGGPVMGLVVTEDGTLASASFDNSVGVWHGAMPEWLEGHDAAVTAIAEGLDGTLVTGGDDFAVWHWGETPRKIGQHKGKVTSLAPSPDGTVIAAGSWDGDIVLWPVGAGEAVTLPYPGAGVNAVAYSADGAFLYAATSKGDVLRYDMTTGDVPRRWCVTVLA; this is encoded by the coding sequence ATGCGACGCCTGCTGAGTAGCCTTTTCCTGTGCCTTGCCCTTCCGGTCTGGGCGCAGGACTTCACCACGTACAAAGGCCACGGTGGCCCCGTCATGGGGTTGGTCGTGACCGAGGACGGCACGCTTGCCTCGGCCAGTTTCGACAATTCGGTCGGGGTTTGGCATGGCGCGATGCCTGAGTGGCTCGAGGGGCATGATGCTGCTGTGACCGCCATTGCCGAAGGTTTGGATGGTACGCTGGTGACCGGTGGCGATGACTTTGCCGTCTGGCACTGGGGCGAGACCCCGCGCAAGATCGGCCAGCACAAGGGCAAGGTCACGTCACTTGCTCCGTCCCCGGATGGAACAGTGATCGCTGCCGGATCATGGGACGGTGACATTGTGTTGTGGCCCGTTGGGGCAGGGGAGGCCGTCACGCTTCCCTATCCCGGTGCGGGTGTGAACGCGGTGGCGTATTCCGCCGATGGTGCGTTTCTTTATGCAGCAACGTCCAAGGGTGATGTCCTGCGGTATGATATGACCACGGGTGATGTGCCGCGCCGCTGGTGCGTCACGGTTTTGGCGTGA
- a CDS encoding FKBP-type peptidyl-prolyl cis-trans isomerase: MHRLTSALTVSALLLSAAPLVAQDTPALESVDARVSYGLGLQIGENLAQNDELDFDIEAFVQGIADVEAGVDPRLDEETLVAAFEALNARASEGKLTENAAFLEQNGARDGVTTTDSGLQYEVVEEGTGETPAETDTVTVHYEGRLLDETVFDSSIERGEPASFPVNGVIQGWQEALQLMKPGATWEVWIPSDLAYGPQGAGQAIGPNEVLNFTIELISIDS, translated from the coding sequence ATGCATCGTCTTACCTCTGCGCTGACTGTCAGCGCCCTGCTTTTGTCTGCCGCACCGCTTGTCGCGCAGGACACCCCGGCGCTCGAGTCGGTCGACGCGCGCGTCAGTTACGGCCTTGGTCTGCAGATCGGCGAAAACCTGGCCCAGAACGACGAGTTGGATTTCGATATCGAGGCCTTTGTGCAGGGCATCGCCGATGTCGAAGCCGGGGTCGATCCGCGTCTTGACGAAGAGACGCTTGTCGCTGCGTTCGAGGCGCTGAATGCCCGCGCGTCCGAAGGCAAGTTGACCGAGAACGCCGCGTTTCTTGAGCAAAACGGCGCCCGCGACGGTGTCACCACCACCGACAGCGGACTGCAATATGAGGTGGTCGAGGAAGGGACGGGCGAAACCCCGGCTGAAACCGACACCGTGACCGTGCATTACGAGGGTCGTTTGCTGGACGAGACTGTCTTTGACAGCTCGATCGAGCGTGGCGAGCCCGCCAGTTTCCCTGTCAACGGGGTTATCCAAGGCTGGCAAGAGGCCCTGCAACTGATGAAACCGGGCGCCACGTGGGAGGTCTGGATACCCTCCGACCTTGCCTATGGCCCGCAAGGGGCCGGTCAGGCCATTGGCCCCAACGAAGTGCTGAATTTCACCATCGAGTTGATCAGCATCGACAGCTAA
- the fdh3B gene encoding formate dehydrogenase FDH3 subunit beta yields MSIGGQARAKFLCDAERCIECNACVTACKNEHEVPWGINRRRVVTINDGDPGERSISVACMHCSDAPCMAVCPVDCFYQNEEGVVLHSKDLCIGCGYCFYACPFGAPQFPQAGNFGSRGKMDKCTFCAGGPEETHSTAEFAKYGRNRIAEGKLPICAEMCSTKALLAGDGDVVSAIYRERVVARGFGSGAWGWGSAYGNQDG; encoded by the coding sequence ATGTCAATAGGAGGACAGGCGAGAGCCAAGTTCCTGTGTGACGCCGAGCGCTGCATTGAATGCAACGCCTGTGTCACGGCCTGTAAGAACGAGCATGAAGTGCCCTGGGGCATCAACCGCCGTCGCGTGGTCACCATCAATGATGGTGATCCCGGTGAACGGTCGATTTCCGTGGCCTGCATGCACTGTTCCGATGCACCTTGTATGGCGGTCTGCCCTGTGGACTGTTTTTACCAGAACGAGGAAGGGGTGGTTCTGCACTCCAAGGACCTCTGTATCGGGTGTGGATATTGCTTTTACGCGTGCCCCTTTGGCGCGCCGCAATTCCCGCAGGCCGGCAACTTTGGCAGCCGCGGCAAGATGGACAAGTGTACCTTCTGCGCCGGTGGCCCCGAAGAGACGCATTCGACCGCCGAGTTCGCCAAGTATGGGCGCAACCGGATCGCCGAGGGCAAGCTGCCCATCTGCGCCGAGATGTGTTCGACCAAGGCGCTTTTGGCCGGGGATGGCGACGTTGTGTCCGCCATCTACCGTGAGCGCGTGGTGGCCCGTGGCTTCGGCTCGGGCGCATGGGGCTGGGGCTCTGCCTACGGCAACCAGGACGGCTGA